A single window of Channa argus isolate prfri chromosome 10, Channa argus male v1.0, whole genome shotgun sequence DNA harbors:
- the npas4a gene encoding neuronal PAS domain-containing protein 4A has product MYRSTKGASKARRDQINAEIRNLKDLLPISDADKARLSYLHIMSLACMYTRKSVFFTQEAGTAVSLEESVRFLSFHELSELMQALPGFLMLLTGEGKLLYLSDSVSEHLGHSMVDLVAQGDSVYDIVDASDHFIMRTNLSTSTSLETDRLFRCRFNTSKSVRRQSAGNKLVLIRARCLSAPSTSPAAASYWTTNPVWVCFCSPLEPHPTRSGPGTERESTPAPPQAETNLFLACFHSQHGRDMRLQTVQDSVSTYLGFDVTALRSRSWYSLLHPQDLSHASTQHRSLLREGGEGRAEMVVRVQAQDQSWVWLYMVLQLQPGEMPISSNNYIISESEAWSVRQQLSSEQTQLTLVLASGTSQQESLSLQSPETLSSPDQVFTPGSSGLSAQSFDFSTAGCSVGSSDEPGSSAAEAMQLEGDPRSSISSLEEESFFQQQTTESPSAASSPTPVTVETVADLDFLTQNILLPPSFQLDPPLPALPLPLPPVPTSQAQQSKEFVCTPPYTPQVGGASFPFGEPLFSFDPTGTTTPPPSATTTSATTSLAPSTSSSAPRTTASSPAPPTTLSTKLPLTLPNPSTDLLFPVEPCSGSLYEKLPPTPDSPGDGDCTVMTLPEVQGPLYVDVPLGPLQCPPEGLLTPEASPGKQPCLSFFSMEREREKERAEISLLVQHISSLAEGFYLDPLLSKLSPPSMSPSSSPPSPFLSPAIETADVDSVHMLREFYPIKAWRGLDIPIFLDDDDSLFEESILETLLQDDFVPPHSPDLSSPSTSPVPNPSSPTSPQTPVCWHQPSQFERVGHFCSVQSAQCNSMAGCGATGTAEAGVKVEGEGLAEEAMEIEVVSSPVSSCSSIPASPPLILTASPSPATSTPIASPMPAVSCTQSLLEELAVLEPMFGAGASITPGLGQQPELYQLQCHPSPQCFHKDGSGSVPPF; this is encoded by the exons ATGTACCGCTCAACCAAAGGAGCATCCAAGGCTCGACGGGACCAGATCAACGCCGAGATCCGGAACCTGAAGGACTTGTTGCCCATATCGGATGCAGATAAAGCTCGGCTGTCATATCTGCACATCATGTCGCTTGCCTGTATGTACACCAGGAAATCCGTCTTTTTCACCCAAG AAGCGGGAACTGCTGTTAGTCTTGAGGAGAGCGTAAGGTTTCTGTCTTTCCACGAACTGTCGGAGTTAATGCAGGCGCTGCCGGGCTTTCTGATGCTGTTGACCGGGGAAGGGAAGCTCCTGTACCTGTCAGACAGTGTCTCCGAGCATCTCGGACACTCCATG GTGGATCTTGTGGCACAGGGTGACAGTGTGTATGATATCGTCGACGCCTCAGACCACTTTATCATGCGGACCAACTTGTCAACCTCTACATCCCTTGAGACAG ACCGTCTCTTCCGCTGCCGTTTCAACACCTCCAAGTCCGTGCGGAGGCAGAGTGCTGGGAACAAGCTGGTTCTGATCCGAGCTCGCTGCCTCTCTGCCCCCTCCACCTCTCCTGCCGCTGCGTCCTACTGGACGACTAaccctgtgtgggtgtgtttctgCTCCCCTCTGGAGCCTCACCCGACCCGCTCCGGCCCCGGGACAGAGAGGGAGTCGACCCCCGCCCCTCCCCAGGCAGAGACCAACTTGTTCCTGGCCTGCTTTCATTCCCAGCACGGCCGAGACATGAGACTGCAGACTGTACAGGACAG TGTGAGCACCTATCTTGGCTTTGATGTGACAGCTTTACGCTCTCGCTCCTGGTACAGCCTCCTCCACCCACAGGACCTGTCACACGCCTCCACTCAGCACCGCAGCCTAT tgagagaaggaggagagggcAGAGCTGAAATGGTGGTGCGTGTGCAGGCTCAGGACCAGTCGTGGGTTTGGCTTTACATGGTTCTACAGCTGCAGCCTGGAGAAATGCCTATCAGCAGCAACAACTACATCATCAG tGAGTCTGAAGCCTGGTCTGTGCGTCAGCAGCTCAGCTCAGAACAGACTCAGCTGACCCTGGTTCTTGCTTCTGGCACCTCTCAGCAAGAGAGTCTGAGCCTCCAGTCCCCAGAAACCCTGTCCAGCCCAGACCAGGTCTTCACCCCAGGCAGCAGTGGTCTGTCTGCCCAGTCCTTCGACTTCAGCACTGCTGGCTGCAGCGTGGGCTCCTCTGATGAACCAGGGAGCTCTGCTGCTGAGGCCATGCAGCTGGAGGGTGACCCTCGCTCCAGTATCTCCTCTCTGGAGGAAGAAAGCTTCTTTcagcagcaaactactgaaagccCCTCAGCTGCTTCCTCCCCCACCCCAGTCACCGTTGAAACAGTAGCAGACTTAGACTTTTTAACACAGAACATTCTCCTTCCGCCCTCCTTCCAGCTTGACCCACCTCTGCCAgctctccctctgcctctcccCCCTGTCCCCACCTCTCAAGCTCAGCAGAGTAAAGAGTTTGTATGCACTCCCCCTTACACTCCACAGGTTGGTGGAGCTAGCTTCCCATTCGGTGAACCTCTCTTCAGCTTTGACCCTACTGGCACTACTACACCTCCACCCTCTGCTACAACAACTTCTGCTACCACTTCCTTGGCtccttcaacgtcctcctctgCCCCACGGACTACTGCGTCCAGCCCTGCTCCCCCCACCACCCTCTCTACCAAGCTTCCCCTCACACTACCAAATCCATCCACTGACCTGCTCTTCCCAGTCGAGCCCTGCAGTGGGTCCCTTTATGAAAAACTGCCCCCAACACCTGACAGCCCTGGAGATGGCGACTGCACAGTTATGACTCTGCCTGAGGTCCAGGGTCCACTGTATGTAGATGTACCACTAGGGCCTCTCCAGTGTCCCCCTGAGGGCCTCCTCACCCCTGAGGCATCACCCGGTAAACAGCCCTGTCTGTCCTTCTTCtccatggagagagagagggagaaggaaaggGCAGAAATCTCCCTCTTAGTTCAGCATATCAGCTCACTGGCAGAGGGATTCTACCTGGACCCACTTTTATCCAAactctctcctccctccatgTCACCCTcatcctcccctccctctccttttctgtctcctgcCATCGAAACCGCTGATGTTGATTCAGTCCACATGCTTAGGGAGTTTTATCCCATCAAAGCATGGAGAGGTCTGGACATTCCCATCTTTCTTGATGATGATGACTCTCTGTTTGAAGAGAGCATCCTAGAAACCCTCCTCCAAGATGACTTTGTTCCTCCCCACTCCCCTGacctctcctccccctccaccTCTCCTGTACCCAATCCTTCCAGCCCAACCTCTCCTCAAACCCCAGTGTGCTGGCACCAACCCTCCCAGTTTGAGAGAGTGGGCCACTTCTGTAGCGTCCAATCGGCGCAATGTAATTCCATGGCTGGGTGCGGGGCGACTGGGACTGCTGAGGCCGGGGTAAAGGTGGAAGGGGAGGGGTTAGCGGAGGAAGCAATGGAGATTGAGGTGGTGTCATCTCCTGTGTCCTCTTGCTCCTCCATTCCAGCTTCCCCTCCCCTCATTCTCACTGCCTCCCCGAGTCCGGCCACCTCCACACCCATCGCCTCGCCCATGCCCGCCGTGTCTTGCACTCAGTCCCTCCTGGAGGAACTGGCCGTCCTGGAACCCATGTTTGGGGCAGGTGCCTCGATCACCCCTGGCTTAGGGCAACAACCTGAGTTGTATCAACTCCAATGTCATCCATCGCCACAGTGCTTCCACAAAG atGGGAGTGGAAGTGTTCCTCCGTTCTAA